One genomic segment of uncultured Desulfobacter sp. includes these proteins:
- a CDS encoding O-antigen ligase family protein, translated as MDKLSSSVQSSIADQKTGVGANSRLENIAVFLMLLVIFLNPFPHTTFLDQLFFYAAILLMIIMARNKFDVFYYNTPLLYPFALFLFWAAISIIFALDKPDSARDLYSHLIRYLIFYLVVINLFGTKKRLLLLAVCVVLSEFVFAVGALILYYGILGHDIVSRLFINGFKTVAPDVIPFGFMLGLFLAVWLFKICQNKFQRTFLAVAITVLIISTIATQSRGAILALCIAFPLQLWGHKKVLSLLMVAIILIIALSPIQNRIQAKLFEDNARIGLILYSIEVIKDYPILGTGFSIDTFRNPEFIDKETYRSRIPENYRKNPFDRPHNMFSSMATRTGLVGMLLYAGLFAVCVFMCCRLILYGKDLFIQSHSRCCLALLTMFLVNGVLQVMTTHFIDMVQFIIFSLLTIIWKINKNSPELAS; from the coding sequence ATGGATAAATTATCTTCTTCGGTGCAGTCTTCGATAGCTGATCAAAAAACGGGTGTGGGTGCAAATAGCAGGTTGGAAAATATAGCTGTTTTTTTAATGCTACTTGTTATTTTTTTAAATCCATTCCCTCACACAACATTTTTAGATCAACTGTTTTTTTATGCTGCTATTTTGCTCATGATCATCATGGCACGAAATAAATTTGACGTTTTTTATTATAACACCCCCCTGCTCTACCCATTCGCCTTATTTCTTTTTTGGGCCGCAATAAGTATTATTTTTGCGTTGGATAAGCCGGATAGCGCCCGCGACCTGTACTCCCATTTGATTCGTTATTTGATCTTTTATCTGGTCGTAATAAATTTGTTCGGCACAAAAAAACGTTTATTATTGCTTGCCGTTTGTGTTGTTCTCTCGGAATTTGTTTTTGCCGTAGGTGCTTTAATTTTATATTATGGGATATTGGGGCATGACATCGTTTCTCGCCTTTTTATTAATGGATTTAAAACAGTTGCCCCGGATGTGATACCTTTTGGATTTATGCTGGGGCTCTTTCTGGCCGTGTGGTTATTTAAAATTTGTCAAAATAAATTCCAACGTACTTTTCTGGCAGTGGCTATTACGGTTTTAATCATATCTACTATCGCAACCCAATCAAGGGGGGCCATTTTGGCGCTGTGCATCGCATTTCCTTTACAACTGTGGGGCCACAAAAAAGTGTTAAGTCTTTTGATGGTTGCCATAATTTTAATTATAGCACTAAGCCCTATACAAAACAGGATTCAGGCTAAACTTTTTGAAGATAATGCCAGAATAGGTTTAATTCTTTATTCAATAGAGGTAATAAAAGATTATCCTATTTTAGGAACCGGATTTTCAATTGATACCTTCCGGAATCCTGAATTCATTGATAAAGAAACTTATCGTTCCCGGATACCTGAAAACTACAGAAAGAATCCGTTTGACCGACCGCATAATATGTTTTCAAGCATGGCTACCAGGACAGGTCTTGTGGGGATGCTACTGTATGCCGGATTGTTTGCCGTTTGCGTATTCATGTGTTGCCGGCTAATTTTATATGGGAAAGATTTATTCATACAAAGCCACTCAAGATGTTGTCTTGCACTTTTAACCATGTTTCTGGTAAATGGCGTGTTGCAGGTCATGACCACGCATTTTATTGATATGGTCCAGTTTATAATCTTTTCTTTGCTGACTATTATATGGAAAATCAATAAAAATAGCCCGGAGCTTGCGTCATGA
- a CDS encoding lipopolysaccharide kinase InaA family protein, with translation MGQGDKNCTIDAVYSKKNFSAVVMCNKHFLSDDMLRLLDDPDAFLDNSKTKIIQDNFKSKVGIVVLDDKKLVIKRHNYKSQWHKFKRYFRPTRSSRNWYYSHFLISKGIFVPKPVAFVEERIGFLRGMSHFIYEYVEGITGEEYFKSYMKSAEKIDKGMDMVLSILFKIRELGLIHGDIRMSNLIFQDDRICLLDFDDMRPNRWYKPHRVKNRDIRGLKKDIFYNIPKGLQKIFLEKLDLYEGLHTS, from the coding sequence ATGGGTCAGGGTGATAAGAACTGTACAATAGATGCGGTCTATTCAAAAAAAAACTTTTCTGCCGTAGTAATGTGTAATAAACACTTCCTGTCAGATGACATGCTGAGACTCCTGGACGATCCGGATGCATTTCTGGATAACAGCAAGACTAAAATCATACAAGATAATTTTAAAAGTAAGGTCGGCATTGTTGTTTTGGACGATAAAAAGCTTGTGATTAAACGACACAATTATAAATCCCAGTGGCATAAGTTTAAACGATATTTCAGACCGACACGCTCAAGCCGAAACTGGTATTATTCTCATTTTTTAATATCCAAGGGAATTTTTGTGCCAAAACCGGTTGCTTTCGTTGAAGAACGGATCGGGTTCTTGCGCGGCATGTCCCATTTTATCTATGAATATGTGGAAGGCATTACTGGAGAAGAGTATTTTAAGTCCTATATGAAATCCGCTGAAAAAATCGATAAGGGAATGGATATGGTGCTTTCGATACTTTTTAAGATCAGGGAACTTGGGCTCATTCATGGGGATATAAGAATGTCGAATTTAATTTTCCAAGATGACCGAATTTGCTTATTGGACTTTGATGATATGCGGCCTAACCGATGGTATAAACCGCATCGAGTTAAAAATAGAGATATTAGAGGGCTTAAAAAAGACATTTTCTATAACATCCCAAAGGGACTTCAAAAAATATTTTTGGAGAAGCTGGATTTATATGAAGGGCTGCACACGTCTTGA
- a CDS encoding glycosyltransferase family 4 protein produces MKIAILVKRFTLSGGKERYVVELVHALCRLGHHVDVLACEAEPQLLNGIGFFRVPNRMRFSSVLNTISFVRETAKILKDHDYDIIHSHERNYTQEVLTLHSFSYYEGLEKYTLLRKIDQKYLSLRSLLYLWLERRQMKTPWLISVSTAISKDVEKNYHRTGNIVEIPPGVDLTVFDGISIHAMREQARKEKNIEKNELAVLFVGSAFQRKGLDRLIPAITEGMRLLVVGKGDHIPQFKKMIKAHHCGQRVSMEGITDNVIKYYALADVVVLPSRSEAFGMSILEGMACGLPVIVSHNSGIADLIRHGENGFLIKKASELPGLLKLMRSDEKRREIGLCARKTAEQYGWSRVGASHEALYKKILSKRESK; encoded by the coding sequence TTGAAAATTGCCATTTTGGTAAAGCGGTTTACCTTGTCGGGTGGAAAGGAGCGTTATGTTGTGGAACTGGTTCACGCTTTATGCCGCCTTGGACACCATGTTGATGTGCTTGCCTGTGAAGCAGAGCCCCAACTTTTGAATGGAATCGGTTTTTTTCGTGTGCCCAATCGCATGCGTTTTTCAAGTGTTCTAAATACCATTTCCTTTGTGAGGGAAACGGCAAAAATACTCAAGGATCATGATTATGATATTATTCATTCCCACGAGCGGAACTATACTCAGGAGGTTCTGACTTTACACAGTTTTTCTTATTATGAAGGATTGGAGAAATATACCTTATTAAGAAAAATTGATCAAAAATACCTGAGCCTGCGCAGTTTGCTTTATCTCTGGCTTGAACGGCGGCAGATGAAAACCCCCTGGCTGATTTCCGTCTCCACGGCCATATCAAAGGATGTTGAAAAGAACTATCATCGGACCGGAAATATCGTTGAGATTCCGCCTGGCGTTGATTTGACCGTATTTGATGGAATCTCTATTCACGCCATGCGTGAACAGGCCCGAAAAGAAAAAAACATCGAAAAAAATGAGCTTGCTGTGCTCTTTGTCGGATCGGCGTTTCAGCGTAAGGGGCTTGATCGGTTGATACCCGCCATTACTGAGGGGATGCGGTTATTGGTCGTTGGAAAGGGGGATCATATCCCCCAGTTTAAAAAAATGATCAAGGCGCATCATTGCGGGCAGCGGGTCAGTATGGAAGGGATCACGGATAATGTTATAAAATATTATGCCCTTGCCGATGTTGTTGTGTTGCCCTCTCGGTCAGAAGCCTTTGGCATGAGTATACTTGAAGGCATGGCATGCGGTTTGCCGGTGATTGTAAGTCATAACTCAGGAATTGCCGACCTGATTCGGCACGGCGAAAATGGTTTTTTGATAAAGAAGGCATCCGAGCTTCCGGGATTGCTAAAGTTGATGCGGTCAGATGAAAAGAGACGGGAAATAGGCCTTTGCGCAAGAAAAACAGCTGAACAATACGGCTGGTCAAGGGTCGGTGCCTCCCATGAGGCCCTTTATAAAAAAATTTTGTCAAAGAGAGAATCAAAATAA